Proteins found in one Polyangiaceae bacterium genomic segment:
- a CDS encoding FIST C-terminal domain-containing protein, with the protein MTGWTYLDTLPSDLILNEGVLALVSEADSGSVPTLQSAARERQVDLLGAIVPGLVIEDEFRRRGTLLVPLQSVPRVMVPVPEADHTPNETIEALADFVLEHAAEGGGDTLMLLVDATIADVASILARLYMEVGDQVNYAGVCVGSETFEPVPCLFDVEAFQGRAILALLLPEHPGATLAHGYRGNDALWVATATQGSKVETIEGRPAFEVYQELLSAEYGIQLDRENFYRHAVHFPFAINRAQGEALVRIPVQVCEDGSVHCSGEIAENALLSVVRAVEPGNPRTAAEVGAAASSDAAGSLLTFYCAGRYMHLDQGAATKELEVLRNEVAPLPVVGALCLGEIGSGHQQYPVFHNATITALPWT; encoded by the coding sequence ATGACCGGCTGGACGTATTTGGACACCCTGCCTTCCGACCTGATTCTGAACGAGGGCGTGCTGGCGTTGGTCAGCGAGGCAGATTCGGGTTCCGTGCCCACGCTCCAATCCGCCGCTCGCGAGCGGCAGGTGGATCTTCTGGGAGCCATCGTTCCGGGACTGGTCATCGAGGACGAGTTTCGGCGACGAGGCACGCTGCTGGTCCCACTCCAAAGTGTGCCGCGCGTGATGGTTCCGGTTCCCGAGGCCGACCACACACCGAACGAGACCATCGAAGCGTTGGCGGACTTCGTTCTCGAGCATGCGGCAGAAGGCGGGGGCGACACATTGATGCTTCTGGTAGACGCGACGATCGCCGATGTCGCATCCATCCTCGCGCGCCTGTACATGGAGGTCGGCGACCAGGTGAACTACGCCGGCGTCTGCGTCGGCAGCGAGACCTTCGAACCGGTTCCCTGCTTGTTCGACGTCGAGGCCTTCCAAGGTCGCGCCATCCTGGCGCTGCTGCTTCCCGAACATCCCGGCGCCACCCTGGCCCATGGCTATCGAGGGAACGACGCCTTGTGGGTGGCTACCGCCACTCAGGGTAGCAAGGTGGAGACCATCGAGGGGCGACCGGCATTCGAGGTCTACCAGGAGCTGCTATCTGCGGAGTACGGCATTCAGCTGGATCGCGAGAACTTCTATCGTCACGCCGTGCACTTCCCCTTCGCCATCAATCGCGCGCAGGGCGAGGCGCTGGTTCGGATCCCCGTGCAAGTGTGTGAAGACGGATCGGTGCACTGTTCCGGCGAGATCGCCGAGAACGCGCTGTTGAGCGTGGTGCGCGCCGTCGAGCCCGGCAACCCGCGAACGGCGGCCGAGGTCGGCGCGGCGGCCAGCTCGGACGCCGCCGGCAGCTTGCTCACCTTCTACTGCGCCGGTCGCTACATGCACCTGGACCAGGGGGCGGCCACCAAAGAGCTCGAGGTGCTGCGCAACGAGGTGGCTCCATTGCCCGTCGTCGGCGCGCTGTGCCTCGGGGAGATCGGGTCGGGCCATCAGCAGTATCCGGTGTTTCACAACGCCACGATAACGGCCTTGCCGTGGACCTGA
- a CDS encoding response regulator: MKSENEIALEAQIRRLQKVNKVLMARVEREMELQGGAFSLFQAASVLEKKVQVRTAALKAALDELALSNGELQTAKETADAANRAKSEFLANMSHEIRTPMNGVLGMAELLLTTDLGDKQRKLVGNIQRSAHSLLGIINAVLDFSKIEAGRMELDAADFDLRGTIEDTVDLLAEEAHRRGLELVCDLEPSLPGVVRGDAGRLRQVLTNLLANALKFTHVGEVVLTGRVVAREHDSVELRFEVRDTGVGLAEDARTRIFEAFQQADGSTTRRFGGTGLGLAIARQLAQLLGGDVGVESELSKGSTFWFTAVFAGPRDVSGSVYFAQDRDLVAVVVDPNASAAAALCHELEAMGIPAEAHESTATLGPKQGHVLYFVDARLLPVDLSPLIVLDRVGGAPASAHPHLLKPIRSSRLRDAVVAIIRPQKPALRKPARDPSGALGLRVLVAEDNPINQEVVAGLLELWGCHATLVEDGVQALDALERDEHDVVLMDCQMPVMDGYEAARRYRALARERRVPIVALTANAMKGDEERCLAAGMDAFVSKPFKPEELRAVLETWGGRESEGLVAVPSQSPKEAACQAPLIDVAALERVRDMARDGSQLLDRVVKTYVSASEEWIESIRQGFESGDLTRAGEGAHTLKSSSANLGAIKLSRIATEVERLTRAGDLVAARELWPNLARTHFETCALLEAHGSRLVAQATSAPAVSFGAR; this comes from the coding sequence ATGAAGTCCGAGAACGAAATAGCGCTCGAAGCGCAGATTCGACGCCTGCAGAAGGTGAACAAGGTGTTGATGGCGCGCGTGGAGCGAGAGATGGAGCTCCAGGGTGGCGCCTTCTCCTTGTTTCAAGCAGCGAGCGTGTTGGAGAAGAAGGTCCAGGTTCGCACGGCGGCCCTGAAGGCGGCCCTCGACGAGCTCGCGCTTTCCAACGGCGAGCTCCAGACGGCGAAGGAGACGGCTGACGCTGCCAATCGCGCCAAGAGCGAGTTCCTGGCCAACATGAGCCACGAGATCCGGACGCCGATGAACGGCGTCTTGGGCATGGCCGAGCTGCTCTTGACCACGGACCTCGGGGACAAACAGCGCAAGCTGGTCGGCAACATCCAGCGGTCGGCGCATTCCTTGTTGGGCATCATCAACGCCGTACTGGATTTCTCCAAGATCGAGGCGGGTCGCATGGAGCTCGACGCCGCGGACTTCGACCTGCGAGGAACGATCGAGGATACCGTGGACTTGCTCGCGGAGGAGGCGCATCGGCGCGGTCTCGAGCTGGTCTGCGACCTGGAACCGAGCTTGCCCGGGGTGGTTCGGGGTGACGCCGGGCGTCTGCGTCAGGTGCTCACCAACCTGCTCGCCAACGCCCTGAAGTTCACACACGTCGGGGAGGTGGTGCTCACGGGGCGTGTCGTGGCTCGTGAGCACGACTCCGTGGAGCTCCGCTTCGAGGTGCGCGACACGGGAGTGGGTCTGGCAGAAGATGCACGCACTCGGATCTTCGAGGCATTTCAGCAGGCGGACGGCTCCACCACGCGACGCTTCGGGGGCACGGGGCTCGGCCTCGCCATCGCTCGCCAGCTCGCGCAGCTCTTGGGTGGGGACGTGGGGGTCGAAAGCGAGCTCTCGAAGGGCTCTACGTTTTGGTTCACGGCGGTGTTCGCCGGACCCCGGGACGTTTCTGGTTCGGTGTACTTCGCGCAGGATCGCGATCTGGTCGCGGTGGTGGTCGATCCCAACGCCAGCGCCGCGGCGGCGCTGTGTCACGAGCTGGAAGCCATGGGGATCCCCGCCGAAGCACACGAGAGCACGGCGACGCTCGGGCCGAAGCAGGGGCATGTACTGTATTTCGTCGATGCTCGGCTGCTCCCGGTCGACCTCTCTCCGTTGATCGTGCTCGATCGCGTGGGTGGAGCCCCGGCGTCGGCGCACCCGCATCTGCTCAAGCCGATTCGCTCGAGCCGGCTGCGGGACGCGGTCGTGGCGATCATTCGACCGCAGAAGCCCGCTCTCCGAAAGCCTGCTCGAGATCCCAGCGGTGCGCTGGGCCTGCGCGTGTTGGTGGCGGAGGACAATCCCATCAACCAGGAGGTGGTCGCGGGGCTGCTCGAGCTGTGGGGCTGCCACGCGACGCTCGTGGAGGACGGAGTCCAGGCGCTCGACGCCCTCGAACGAGACGAGCACGACGTCGTGCTGATGGACTGCCAGATGCCGGTGATGGATGGCTACGAGGCGGCACGTCGATACCGTGCTCTCGCCCGCGAACGACGCGTGCCCATCGTGGCGCTCACCGCGAACGCCATGAAGGGCGACGAAGAACGCTGTTTGGCGGCAGGCATGGACGCGTTCGTGAGCAAGCCCTTCAAGCCGGAAGAGCTACGGGCTGTGCTCGAAACCTGGGGCGGCCGCGAATCGGAGGGACTCGTCGCGGTCCCGAGTCAGAGCCCGAAGGAGGCAGCGTGTCAGGCGCCGCTCATCGACGTGGCGGCGCTGGAGCGCGTGCGGGACATGGCCCGGGATGGCTCGCAGCTGCTCGACCGGGTGGTGAAGACCTACGTGTCCGCGAGCGAGGAGTGGATCGAGAGCATCCGGCAAGGGTTCGAATCCGGAGACCTCACGCGGGCGGGAGAGGGGGCCCATACGCTCAAGAGCAGCAGCGCCAACTTGGGCGCGATCAAGTTGTCTCGCATCGCCACGGAGGTCGAGCGACTCACGCGGGCTGGGGACCTGGTGGCTGCCCGGGAGCTGTGGCCGAACCTGGCGCGGACCCACTTCGAAACCTGCGCACTCTTGGAGGCCCACGGTAGTCGCCTGGTCGCTCAAGCAACTTCCGCACCGGCCGTTTCATTCGGAGCGAGATGA
- a CDS encoding FIST C-terminal domain-containing protein gives MKHDSLKVKKGASVARDAVVAGRELAAAIRQPDAKLSLFYCSSEYDLDVLGRVLSDELPGTELLGASSAGEITPAGYLDGAITGVSIGSESFSVVTQRLDDLASFAFADGEAAAEAALQQLQQRGLDPSGANSFAFLLIDGLSTREEAVVSSVYRNLGDIQLFGGSAGDGTRFGETHVFHEGKFRKNCAVLSVMHTENPFRVFKTQHFVSSDDKMVVTEADPDRRIVTEINGEPAGREYARLVGLDVAHLTPMIFSAYPVVVKLGGGYYVRSIQKVNDDESLTFFCAIDEGIVLTVARGVDLIENLEGAFGEIRREIGEPELVLGCDCILRSLECDQRGVKERVGDLMVENNVIGFATYGEQFNAMHVNQTFTGVAIGTRE, from the coding sequence ATGAAACATGATTCGCTGAAGGTGAAGAAGGGCGCGAGCGTCGCCCGGGATGCGGTCGTTGCCGGACGCGAGCTGGCGGCCGCCATCCGGCAGCCGGATGCCAAGTTGTCGCTGTTCTATTGTTCGTCCGAGTACGACTTGGACGTGCTGGGCAGAGTGCTGTCCGACGAGCTTCCGGGGACGGAGCTGCTCGGGGCTTCTTCTGCGGGCGAGATCACGCCCGCCGGTTACCTGGACGGGGCAATCACCGGCGTCAGCATCGGCAGCGAAAGCTTCTCCGTGGTGACCCAGCGGCTGGATGACCTCGCATCCTTCGCGTTTGCGGATGGTGAGGCCGCCGCCGAAGCAGCGCTCCAGCAGCTTCAACAGCGTGGTCTGGATCCGTCCGGGGCAAACAGCTTCGCGTTTCTGCTCATCGACGGCCTATCCACCCGGGAAGAAGCGGTGGTCTCGTCGGTGTACCGGAACCTGGGGGACATCCAGCTGTTCGGCGGCTCGGCGGGAGATGGAACGCGCTTCGGCGAGACGCACGTGTTCCACGAAGGCAAGTTTCGCAAGAACTGCGCCGTGCTCTCCGTGATGCACACGGAGAACCCCTTCCGCGTATTCAAGACGCAGCACTTCGTCAGCTCCGACGACAAGATGGTGGTGACCGAAGCGGACCCGGATCGCCGCATCGTTACCGAGATCAACGGGGAGCCGGCCGGTCGCGAGTATGCGCGGCTCGTCGGCCTGGATGTCGCTCACCTCACGCCGATGATCTTCTCCGCCTATCCCGTCGTCGTGAAGCTGGGCGGGGGCTACTACGTCCGTTCCATCCAAAAGGTGAACGACGACGAGAGCCTGACGTTCTTCTGCGCCATCGACGAAGGCATCGTTCTGACCGTTGCTCGGGGTGTGGACTTGATCGAAAACCTGGAGGGGGCCTTCGGCGAGATACGCCGGGAGATTGGCGAGCCGGAGCTGGTGCTCGGCTGCGATTGCATCCTTCGCAGTCTGGAGTGCGACCAACGCGGCGTGAAGGAGCGTGTGGGCGACTTGATGGTCGAGAACAACGTCATCGGGTTCGCGACCTACGGCGAGCAGTTCAACGCCATGCACGTCAACCAGACGTTCACCGGGGTCGCCATCGGCACACGCGAATGA
- a CDS encoding phosphatidate cytidylyltransferase yields MRVLTAIVVVPLLLALMFWGPVWGWYALVAFACLVGASELFGMTHPGDRVAQALGIAMTVGVSAGVYFFSDDPKKLLAVVLLVPIVGILLPLWRLGEIPTAGLRVMANVAAPFYIGALLTTIALLRRDQGELGPHYVVMTLTFAWFGDTGGYFFGRFLGKHKLYEAVSPKKTREGFFGSLVGSALGATVAHFWYLPSIPLEHALPLAVVAGALGQLGDLVESLLKRSTGIKDSGWIVPGHGGILDRIDALLIVAPLVYLYTAFRG; encoded by the coding sequence GTGCGGGTGCTGACGGCCATCGTCGTCGTGCCGCTGCTTTTGGCCCTCATGTTCTGGGGGCCGGTGTGGGGCTGGTACGCCCTGGTGGCCTTCGCTTGCCTGGTGGGAGCCTCGGAGCTGTTTGGGATGACCCACCCCGGGGACCGCGTGGCCCAGGCATTGGGCATCGCCATGACGGTGGGGGTGTCTGCTGGGGTCTACTTCTTCAGCGACGACCCGAAGAAGCTCTTGGCCGTCGTGCTGCTGGTGCCCATCGTCGGCATCCTGTTGCCGCTCTGGCGGCTCGGCGAGATCCCGACGGCGGGGCTTCGAGTGATGGCCAACGTGGCGGCCCCGTTCTACATCGGCGCGCTGCTCACCACCATCGCGCTCCTGCGGCGGGACCAAGGAGAGCTGGGCCCACACTACGTGGTGATGACCCTGACGTTCGCCTGGTTCGGTGACACCGGCGGGTACTTCTTCGGTCGCTTCCTCGGCAAGCACAAGCTGTACGAAGCCGTGAGCCCGAAGAAGACGCGGGAAGGCTTCTTCGGTTCCTTGGTCGGGTCTGCGCTCGGCGCGACCGTGGCGCACTTCTGGTACCTGCCCAGCATCCCGCTGGAGCATGCGCTGCCTCTGGCGGTAGTCGCCGGCGCGCTCGGTCAGCTGGGGGATCTGGTGGAGTCCCTGCTCAAGCGCTCCACCGGCATCAAGGACTCGGGCTGGATCGTGCCCGGTCACGGCGGCATCCTGGATCGCATCGATGCGCTCTTGATCGTCGCCCCGCTGGTGTATCTATACACGGCGTTTCGCGGCTGA
- a CDS encoding cytochrome c family protein codes for MKRSTWLFAFVCGLSLLVGILLDVGPARARPAANVAARPVHGLAPLPGGASVPLADRPPGAQKGEDGPSKGIFPPQRLTLRFNHKKHVKELGVPCTGCHDRAKTSLSSSDRLLPSPTRCDACHGSDHRNLSAVTTSADDLIGQCAFCHVGYDEKRPNTVERLSLPTPNLKMNHAAHLARNIGCAQCHGQVENLELATRDQLPRMRGCLKCHQMAGPAAGQARGACDNCHLTERGGLMKTAFASGKLVPPRWLHDSGHGPDWILRHREVAGNDSQFCSSCHSEKDCADCHDGRVRPRKVHPNDWISMHPTAARQNNPRCTSCHRAQSFCVSCHQRAGVTLSGPYGAFAGRGRFHPPKSVWTDPPRTAGHHAWEAERNIEACVSCHVERDCAICHASTRVGGRGPGGGSMGQGTNPHPVGFQSRCRTALRKNARPCLVCHDPADPQLLGCR; via the coding sequence ATGAAGCGCTCCACGTGGCTGTTTGCGTTCGTCTGTGGGCTCAGCCTGCTTGTCGGGATTCTTCTGGATGTTGGTCCGGCGCGGGCACGCCCCGCCGCGAACGTCGCGGCCCGTCCCGTGCACGGCCTCGCACCGTTGCCCGGAGGAGCGTCGGTTCCCCTCGCGGATCGCCCGCCCGGCGCGCAAAAAGGCGAAGACGGCCCCAGCAAGGGCATTTTCCCGCCCCAGCGCCTGACCCTCCGCTTCAACCACAAGAAGCACGTCAAGGAGCTCGGCGTTCCCTGCACCGGTTGTCACGACCGCGCCAAGACGAGTCTTTCGTCCTCGGACCGGTTGCTACCGTCGCCCACCCGTTGCGACGCGTGTCACGGCAGTGATCACCGAAACCTCTCCGCCGTCACCACCAGCGCAGACGATCTCATCGGGCAGTGCGCCTTCTGCCACGTGGGCTACGACGAAAAGCGCCCGAACACGGTGGAGCGGCTCTCGTTGCCGACTCCCAACCTGAAGATGAACCACGCCGCGCATCTGGCGCGCAACATCGGCTGCGCGCAGTGCCATGGCCAAGTGGAGAATCTGGAGCTCGCCACGCGGGACCAGCTGCCCCGCATGCGCGGCTGTCTCAAGTGCCACCAGATGGCGGGGCCCGCCGCGGGTCAGGCGCGAGGAGCCTGCGACAACTGCCACCTCACGGAGCGGGGCGGCCTGATGAAGACGGCGTTCGCCTCCGGGAAGCTCGTTCCTCCACGTTGGCTGCACGACTCCGGGCACGGCCCGGATTGGATCCTGCGCCACCGAGAGGTCGCCGGGAACGACAGCCAGTTCTGCAGCAGCTGTCACTCGGAGAAAGACTGCGCGGACTGTCACGACGGGCGCGTGCGCCCGCGCAAGGTGCACCCGAACGACTGGATCAGCATGCACCCCACGGCGGCGCGGCAGAACAATCCGCGCTGCACGAGCTGCCATCGCGCGCAGTCGTTTTGCGTCAGCTGCCACCAACGCGCCGGCGTGACCCTGAGCGGCCCTTACGGCGCCTTCGCTGGCCGCGGGCGCTTCCACCCGCCCAAGAGCGTGTGGACGGATCCGCCGCGAACGGCGGGGCACCACGCCTGGGAAGCGGAGCGCAACATCGAGGCCTGCGTCAGCTGCCACGTGGAGCGGGACTGCGCGATCTGCCACGCCTCTACCCGGGTCGGCGGCCGGGGTCCCGGCGGAGGAAGCATGGGTCAGGGCACCAATCCCCACCCCGTGGGCTTCCAGAGTCGCTGCCGCACGGCGCTGCGCAAAAACGCCCGCCCCTGCCTGGTTTGCCATGATCCTGCCGATCCCCAGCTCCTCGGGTGTCGCTGA
- a CDS encoding response regulator, whose product MGKRVLLVDDDPVILELGRAALEGAAFEVATQSNALGMLATLLRHDPDIVVMDVSMPSLRGDHAVGVVRRGERRARFVVLYSGMVVEELRAAALRAGANGYISKSVTINYLGVALRRLVEGGKRMGHGALMGSCEEADDET is encoded by the coding sequence ATGGGTAAGCGCGTCCTCCTCGTGGATGACGATCCAGTGATCCTGGAGCTGGGCCGGGCTGCCCTCGAGGGGGCGGCGTTCGAGGTCGCCACCCAGTCCAACGCACTGGGAATGCTCGCCACGCTGCTGAGGCACGATCCGGACATCGTGGTCATGGATGTATCCATGCCCTCGCTGCGTGGTGACCACGCGGTGGGGGTCGTGCGCCGAGGGGAACGGCGCGCCCGCTTCGTGGTCCTGTACTCCGGCATGGTGGTGGAGGAGCTCCGCGCGGCGGCGCTTCGAGCCGGAGCCAACGGGTACATCTCCAAGTCGGTGACGATCAACTACCTGGGCGTGGCGCTGCGTCGGTTGGTCGAAGGGGGTAAGCGCATGGGGCACGGCGCCCTCATGGGCTCCTGCGAAGAGGCTGATGATGAAACATGA
- a CDS encoding response regulator, with the protein MDLRQSQTVSVLYDLAMAMAGETRPRPLALKMLERFLIHTECACGAVVLNGDEVYAAVGNRALRRLEGQAAPWSAAASYGGVLEAEGGLFPGAGYGYALSLPLPELGYVILFSPQEAVVAVASRRAAALLQPVLAKLARSLTLCLESERQAAELLEAKVAAESASRAKTAFLANMSHEIRTPMNAIIGLTHLLREDSTDPRARTRLTKVADAAQHLLQLLNDILDLSKVEAGRLVLEDETFSPTRMIDHAISLLGERAEAKGLSLRWSVDPALPQVLHGDVLRLGQVLLNFIGNAIKFSEQGTIAVRAIQERRVDDEVVLRLEVQDQGIGLSREQREGIFQPFVQADSSTTRHYGGTGLGLVIVRRLAGLMNGDTGVESELGVGSTFWFSARLRVGSRRSSSKRIRASLPAERPEQTLRTQCRGARVLLAEDNPVNQEVARELLERVGLEVDVVADGRAAVECARATRYAIVLMDVHMPVLDGLDATRAIRDLPGCEEIPIVAMTANAFADDRQRCLDAGMNGHIGKPVAPAALYRELLTWFPAITVPTVPPAVARTLSEIPGLDVETGLASVAGNGASYLRLLRMFVRGHAGDGAAMRQALAEGRRGDAERMAHTLKGVAATLGALELHATALTVESAIRAADDSAPGLEELERSLSLLVSDLSRLVEEQPQKAPELSAVERAKSTEVLRRLEVLLTTDDTRANQIWAESAQLLSTTLGPAASKLGAEIDRFEFDKALVTLHTLTKAS; encoded by the coding sequence GTGGACCTGAGGCAGAGCCAGACGGTCAGCGTCCTGTACGACCTCGCGATGGCGATGGCGGGGGAAACCAGGCCGCGGCCGTTGGCTCTGAAGATGCTCGAGCGCTTCTTGATCCACACGGAGTGCGCGTGCGGCGCCGTGGTGCTGAACGGGGACGAGGTCTACGCCGCCGTCGGCAACCGCGCGCTCCGGCGGCTGGAAGGACAAGCCGCGCCCTGGAGCGCGGCTGCGTCCTACGGTGGCGTGCTGGAAGCCGAGGGCGGGCTCTTCCCCGGCGCCGGCTACGGGTACGCGTTGTCGTTGCCGCTACCGGAGCTCGGGTACGTGATCCTGTTTTCGCCTCAAGAGGCCGTGGTCGCCGTGGCCAGCCGTCGAGCGGCCGCTCTGCTTCAGCCCGTGCTCGCCAAGTTGGCTCGTAGTCTGACGCTGTGCCTGGAGAGCGAGCGCCAGGCGGCGGAGCTCCTGGAAGCGAAGGTCGCAGCGGAGTCTGCAAGTCGCGCCAAGACCGCGTTCCTGGCCAACATGAGCCACGAGATCCGCACGCCGATGAACGCGATCATCGGCCTCACCCATCTGCTGCGCGAGGACTCCACGGACCCCAGAGCGCGGACGCGGCTCACGAAGGTCGCTGACGCCGCTCAGCACCTCTTGCAGCTGCTGAACGACATCTTGGATCTTTCCAAGGTCGAGGCGGGCCGGCTGGTATTGGAGGACGAGACCTTCTCGCCGACGCGAATGATCGACCATGCCATCAGCCTGCTGGGCGAGCGCGCCGAGGCCAAAGGGCTGTCGCTTCGCTGGAGCGTCGACCCCGCGCTGCCGCAGGTACTGCACGGCGATGTCTTGCGTTTGGGTCAAGTGCTCCTGAACTTCATCGGCAATGCGATCAAGTTCTCGGAGCAAGGCACCATTGCCGTGCGCGCGATCCAGGAGCGGCGGGTCGACGACGAGGTAGTGCTGCGGCTGGAGGTGCAGGACCAAGGCATCGGTCTCTCACGAGAGCAGCGCGAGGGTATCTTCCAGCCCTTCGTGCAGGCGGACAGCTCCACCACGCGCCACTACGGGGGGACCGGTCTCGGCTTGGTCATCGTGCGGCGCTTGGCCGGCCTGATGAATGGCGACACGGGCGTCGAGAGTGAGCTCGGTGTCGGCAGTACGTTCTGGTTTTCCGCGCGTCTTCGCGTCGGGAGCCGCAGATCGAGCTCCAAGCGGATACGAGCGTCGCTGCCGGCAGAGCGGCCGGAGCAGACCCTTCGGACGCAGTGCCGGGGCGCCCGGGTGCTGCTGGCCGAAGACAATCCCGTCAACCAGGAAGTCGCGCGGGAGCTCTTGGAGCGCGTCGGGCTCGAGGTGGACGTCGTCGCAGACGGTAGAGCTGCCGTCGAATGCGCGCGGGCCACGCGCTACGCGATCGTGCTGATGGACGTGCACATGCCAGTGCTCGACGGATTGGACGCCACACGCGCCATCCGCGATCTGCCCGGCTGCGAGGAGATCCCCATCGTCGCGATGACGGCGAATGCCTTCGCCGACGATCGGCAACGTTGCCTCGACGCGGGGATGAACGGGCACATCGGAAAGCCGGTGGCCCCCGCCGCCCTCTACCGGGAGCTCCTCACGTGGTTTCCGGCCATCACCGTGCCCACCGTTCCGCCAGCGGTTGCTCGAACGCTGAGTGAGATCCCGGGGCTCGACGTCGAGACCGGCCTCGCCAGCGTCGCCGGGAACGGCGCCAGCTACCTGCGTCTCCTGCGCATGTTCGTGCGCGGGCATGCGGGGGACGGCGCGGCAATGCGCCAGGCGCTCGCCGAGGGCCGCCGCGGCGATGCCGAGCGCATGGCCCACACCCTCAAGGGGGTTGCCGCCACTCTCGGGGCTTTGGAGCTGCATGCCACGGCGCTGACGGTGGAGTCGGCGATCCGCGCGGCGGACGACTCCGCGCCCGGGCTGGAAGAGCTGGAACGAAGCCTGTCCCTGCTCGTCTCGGATCTCTCGCGATTGGTGGAAGAGCAGCCACAAAAGGCCCCCGAGCTCAGCGCCGTGGAACGCGCCAAGTCCACGGAGGTCCTTCGCCGCCTCGAAGTACTGCTCACCACCGACGACACCCGCGCCAATCAGATCTGGGCGGAATCCGCTCAGCTGCTCTCGACCACGCTGGGGCCGGCGGCGAGCAAGCTGGGAGCCGAGATCGATCGCTTCGAGTTCGACAAGGCCCTGGTCACGCTGCACACACTGACCAAGGCGAGCTGA
- a CDS encoding two-component system response regulator — protein sequence MKTILIVDDTPENLVLLSELLQPPYRVRAASSGRRALEVAASDPVPDLILLDVMMPEMDGYTVLERLRSNAATATIPVIFVTALDGSSDEERGLAAGAVDYISKPIKPPVVLARVNTHLELKAARDLLSDRNALLEAEIVRRMRENQLIQDVTIRALGQLAEIRDSETGNHLRRTQGYVRTLAEHLRDHPRFAEFLTAQNIELLVKSAPLHDIGKVGIPDHILLKPGKLTPDEWTIMRTHAELGAAAIEHAEEDVDHPVPFLGIAKDIARHHHEKWDGNGYPDGLAGDRIPIPARLMALADVFDALTSRRVYKPPFPFEKAVSIIVEGRGAQFDPSVVDAFLANRSVFEEISIRYADGEEECVAKLDGRLALPLITHSEPPM from the coding sequence ATGAAGACCATCCTCATCGTTGATGACACGCCCGAGAACCTGGTGCTTCTCAGCGAGTTGCTGCAACCACCCTACCGGGTGCGCGCCGCGAGCTCCGGGCGCCGCGCGCTGGAGGTCGCCGCGTCGGACCCGGTCCCCGACTTGATCCTGCTCGACGTGATGATGCCCGAGATGGACGGCTACACCGTGCTGGAACGGCTCCGGAGCAACGCGGCCACGGCCACCATTCCGGTCATCTTCGTGACCGCGCTGGACGGCTCCAGCGACGAGGAGCGAGGACTGGCGGCGGGCGCGGTGGACTACATCAGCAAGCCGATCAAGCCGCCCGTGGTTCTGGCTCGGGTGAACACGCACCTGGAGCTGAAGGCGGCGCGGGACCTGCTCTCAGATCGCAACGCGCTGCTGGAAGCGGAGATCGTTCGGCGGATGCGGGAGAATCAACTGATCCAGGACGTGACGATTCGGGCCTTGGGCCAGCTGGCGGAAATTCGCGACAGCGAAACAGGCAATCATCTGCGCCGCACTCAGGGCTACGTGCGAACCTTGGCGGAGCACCTGCGAGACCACCCGCGCTTTGCCGAGTTCCTCACGGCGCAGAATATCGAGCTCCTGGTCAAGTCCGCGCCCCTGCACGATATCGGCAAGGTGGGCATCCCGGACCACATTCTGCTGAAGCCCGGCAAGCTCACCCCTGACGAGTGGACCATCATGCGCACCCACGCCGAGCTGGGGGCTGCCGCGATCGAGCACGCGGAGGAAGACGTCGACCACCCCGTGCCGTTCTTGGGCATTGCCAAGGACATCGCTCGGCACCACCACGAGAAGTGGGACGGAAACGGCTACCCCGATGGCCTCGCCGGCGACAGGATTCCGATCCCAGCTCGCCTCATGGCGCTGGCGGACGTGTTCGACGCGCTCACGTCGCGACGCGTGTACAAGCCGCCGTTCCCATTCGAGAAGGCCGTGAGCATCATCGTGGAAGGCCGCGGCGCGCAGTTCGATCCCAGCGTGGTCGACGCCTTCTTGGCGAACCGCAGCGTGTTCGAGGAGATCAGCATCCGCTACGCCGACGGCGAAGAGGAGTGCGTTGCGAAGCTGGACGGTCGCCTTGCCCTGCCCCTGATCACCCATAGCGAGCCGCCCATGTAG